One Podospora pseudopauciseta strain CBS 411.78 chromosome 5 map unlocalized CBS411.78m_5, whole genome shotgun sequence DNA window includes the following coding sequences:
- a CDS encoding uncharacterized protein (EggNog:ENOG503NZ3D; COG:P; COG:Q), with translation MSGYGGYDGGLRSSGSMKQSERSRWTPLTRMLLSGEMTQERQKELTPREKFDKWMVNEGYRRIFVFVFMFLHAILFAFSFVNFAVKENLQIARDTFGPTFMIARSAALVLHVDVALILFPVCRTLISMARQTPLNGIIQFDKNITFHITTAWSIVFWSWVHTIAHWNNFAQVAAKNNLGIYGWLLANFVSGPGWTGYVMLIALMGMVITSVEKTRRANYERFWYTHHMFIVFFFFWSIHGAFCMIQPDFAPFCISIGTQAIGVFWQYWMYGGFAYLAERVAREIRGRHKTYISKVIQHPSNVCEIQIKKEHTKTRAGQYIFFCCPAVSLWQYHPFTLTSAPEEDYISIHMRVVGDFTRAVAETLGCEFDKKKGDASKVVGVDQSNDEVDPALRRVLPRVYIDGPFGSASEDVFKYEISVLCGAGIGVTPFASILKSIWYRMNYPQKRTRLSKVYFFWICRDFGSFEWFRSLLLAIEAQDVDNRIEIHTYLTAKIKVDDATNIMINDANADKDTITGLRSPTNFGRPNWDMIFRGIRKLHTPAEAGVFFCGPKGLGSQLHVFCNKYSEPGFNFVWGKENF, from the exons ATGTCGGGTTACGGAGGTTACGATGGGGGTTTAAGGAGCAGCGGGTCAATGAAGCAGTCGGAGAGATCAAGATGGACGCCACTTACACGGATGTTGTTGTCGGGCGAAATGACACAGGAAAGGCAAAAGGAACTGACTCCAAGGGAAAAGTTCGACAAGTGGATGGTGAACGAAGGATATCGCCGAAT TTTCGTCTTCGTTTTCATGTTCCTCCACGCCATCTTATTCGCCTTCAGTTTCGTCAATTTTGCGGTGAAGGAGAACTTACAAATAGCCCGAGACACATTTGGCCCGACGTTTATGATTGCCAGATCCGCTGCGCTGGTCCTCCACGTCGATGTCGCCTTGATTCTGTTCCCCGTTTGCCGTACGCTCATTTCCATGGCCAGACAAACGCCCCTGAACGGCATTATTCAGTTCGACAAGAACATCACTTTCCATATCACCACCGCCTGGTCGATCGTGTTTTGGTCCTGGGTTCATACGATTGCCCATTGGAACAACTTTGCTCAGGTCGCCGCTAAGAACAACTTGGGCATCTACGGATGGCTCCTCGCCAACTTTGTGTCGGGCCCGGGCTGGACTGGGTACGTGATGTTGATCGCGCTCATGGGAATGGTCATCACCTCGGTTGAGAAGACGAGACGCGCCAACTATGAACGATTCTGGTACACTCACCACATGTTtatcgtcttcttctttttctggtCGATCCACGGTGCTTTCTGCATGATTCAGCCCGACTTTGCACCCTTTTGCATTTCGATCGGCACCCAGGCTATCGGCGTCTTTTGGCAGTACTGGATGTACGGTGGTTTCGCCTACCTGGCCGAGCGTGTTGCCCGTGAGATTCGCGGCAGACACAAGACATATATCTCCAAGGTCATTCAGCACCCGAGCAACGTCTGCGAAATTcagatcaagaaggagcaCACCAAGACCAGGGCTGGACAGTACATCTTTTTCTGCTGCCCGGCTGTTTCTCTCTGGCAGTATCACCCATTTACTCTGACCAGTGCTCCCGAGGAGGACTACATCTCGATCCACATGCGCGTTGTGGGTGACTTCACCAGGGCTGTTGCTGAGACTTTGGGCTGCGAGttcgacaagaagaagggggatgcTTCcaaggttgttggtgtggaTCAGTCCAACGATGAGGTTGATCCCGCTCTCCGCCGTGTGCTTCCCCGTGTTTACATCGATGGACCCTTTGGCTCAGCTTCCGAGGATGTGTTCAAGTACGAGATTTCGGTTCTGTGCGGTGCCGGTATCGGTGTCACGCCTTTCGCCTCGATTCTCAAGTCAATCTGGTACCGCATGAACTACCCTCAGAAGCGGACACGGCTCAGCAAGGTCTACTTTTTTTGGATTTGCAGAGATTTCGGTTCTTTTGAGTGGTTCCGCTCGCTTCTTCTCGCTATTGAGGCGCAGGATGTGGACAACAGAATCGAGATTCACACGTACCTGACAGCCAAGATCAAGGTCGACGACGCGACGAACATCATGATCAACGACGCCAACGCCGACAAGGACACGATTACTGGTCTCCGGTCGCCGACCAACTTTGGTCGCCCCAACTGGGATATGATCTTCAGAGGTATCCGGAAGCTTCACACGCCTGCCGAGGCTGGTGTGTTCTTCTGCGGTCCCAAGGGTTTGGGCAGCCAACTGCACGTCTTTTGCAACAAGTACAGCGAGCCTGG GTTCAACTTTGTTTGGGGCAAGGAGAACTTCTAA